Proteins encoded together in one Lathyrus oleraceus cultivar Zhongwan6 chromosome 5, CAAS_Psat_ZW6_1.0, whole genome shotgun sequence window:
- the LOC127080422 gene encoding uncharacterized protein LOC127080422 produces the protein MRCERSGTYRPRIRKSKRDDTGLRKCECLFKLCGYRIENDTWKFNLISDIHNHALTDKLYGHPIVCHLVLEDMKLVSDTTLNLVVPENILASLKQKIPLNVSNIKQIYNVNALNKKVVGGPRSEMEQLLKPLEYDHYVSRHIVCEDKVIVRDVF, from the coding sequence ATGAGATGCGAAAGAAGTGGCACGTATCGACCACGGATTAGGAAGTCGAAACGAGATGACACTGGATTGAGAAAATGTGAGTGTCTGTTTAAATTGTGTGGATATCGTATAGAGAATGACACATGgaaatttaatttgatttctGATATACATAATCATGCCTTGACTGACAAGTTATACGGTCATCCTATTGTATGTCACCTTGTTCTAGAGGACATGAAACTTGTTTCGGACACGACATTAAACTTGGTGGTGCCAGAAAACATACTTGCATCTTTGAAACAGAAAATACCTCTAAATGTTTCAAATATCAAGCAAATATACAATGTGAATGCTCTAAACAAAAAGGTGGTAGGAGGACCAAGATCTGAGATGGAACAATTGTTGAAGCCTTTGGAATATGACCATTATGTTTCTAGGCATATAGTTTGTGAGGATAAAGTCATCGTTCGAGATGTTTTTTAG
- the LOC127084345 gene encoding 50S ribosomal protein L17, chloroplastic, with protein sequence MANVAVMATTTNNTTSTSRWNMSSLRSALPSITPPSASLLRFTAFPPPSSATLRISKIKSKSPLPPITGRPPLPLFGSASSEFSGFDQGFTVIGNGGRVYAMRHGRKVPKLNRPPDQRKALIRGLTTQLLKHGRIKTTKARASAIRKYVDKMITLAKDGSLHKRRQALGFIYEKQVVHALFEEVPERYGERNGGYTRILRTFARRGDNAPMAYIELVE encoded by the exons ATGGCGAACGTGGCAGTTATGGCTACCACCACTAACAACACCACCTCCACCAGCCGCTGGAACATGTCTTCTCTCCGCTCCGCCTTACCTTCCATTACTCCTCCTTCCGCTTCATTGCTGCGCTTCACCGCATTTCCTCCTCCTTCTTCAGCGACACTCCGAATTTCGAAAATCAAATCCAAATCCCCACTTCCTCCAATTACCGGCCGTCCTCCTCTCCCTCTCTTCGGTTCTGCTTCCTCAG AATTTAGTGGCTTTGATCAAGGTTTCACCGTGATTGGCAACGGTGGTCGAGTCTATGCTATGAGGCATGGAAGGAAAGTGCCAAAACTCAACAGGCCCCCTGATCAGCGTAAGGCACTCATTCGAGGCCTAACAACTCAACTCCTTAAACATGGTCGCATCAAGACCACCAAGGCAAGAGCCAGTGCAATTAGAAAGTATGTCGATAAAATGATCACTCTTGCAAAAGATGGTTCTCTTCATAAAAGGAGACAAGCCCTTGGCTTCATCTATGAGAAGCAGGTTGTTCATGCTTTATTTGAGGAGGTTCCAGAACGTTACGGCGAAAGAAATGGTGGTTATACAAGAATCCTAAGAACCTTTGCAAGGCGGGGTGATAATGCACCTATGGCATACATTGAACTTGTGGAGTAG
- the LOC127084347 gene encoding uncharacterized protein LOC127084347 has translation MLGMGTLTLSSSTAMLAQSTLISSNRNHILSNKTHSLPISSVSSTNQNFTLLSSFKKQTPFTTTAVASLQSDNVSSSDAPATKNEFTKYYFVIANAKFMLDEEEHFQEQLFERRRYYGERNKEQDYWLVVEPKFLDSFPDFKKRLGRPAVALVSTNGPWITFMRLRLDRVLSGSFEADTLEEALASNPTNLEFEKPAKWVAPYRKYESGWWESFLPSGQKEVTSS, from the exons ATGCTGGGTATGGGGACTCTAACTTTGAGTTCATCAACTGCAATGCTAGCTCAATCCACTCTTATCTCTTCCAATAGAAACCACATCCTTTCCAACAAAACTCACTCTTTGCCAATCAGTTCGGTCTCTTCCACCAACCAAAATTTCACCTTACTCTCTTCCTTCAAGAAACAAACACCTTTTACCACCACTGCTGTTGCATCTCTTCAATCAGACAACGTTAGCTCTTCTGATGCTCCTGCTACCAAG AATGAGTTCACCAAGTACTATTTTGTTATTGCAAATGCAAAGTTTATGTTGGATGAGGAGGAGCATTTCCAAGAGCAGCTATTTGAACGCCGTCGCTACTATGGAGAGCGTAATAAAGAACAGGATTACTGGCTTGTCGTTGAGCCTAAATTCTTGGATAGTTTCCCCGACTTTAAGAAGAGATTGGGGAGACCTGCTGTTGCTCTTGTGTCGACCAATGGTCCATGGATCAC ATTCATGAGGTTAAGACTGGATCGAGTTTTATCAGGAAGTTTTGAAGCTGACACCCTAGAAGAAGCATTAGCCTCCAATCCTACTAATCTGGAGTTTGAGAAGCCTGCAAAATGGGTGGCGCCGTATCGTAAATATGAATCTGGATGGTGGGAAAGTTTCTTGCCCTCTGGACAGAAAGAGGTGACGTCGTCGTAA
- the LOC127084346 gene encoding reticulon-like protein B1 — MVHQVEFMDVADSDFLGHNRELDDDDSEFETVFEKYFVFSAAKNRIFARKLPLHVVLGSGIVADIILWRKKRITASILSAVTVIWFIFKRMEYTLLSFICDSLVILLAMLFLWTHLTSFIDIPPPKLSALVLPEGFLVKTAISMTRKLNRQLITFGLLASGQNFKKFLWVTWTLGVVSVLGNWFATSTIFYIATVTLLTVPAVYERNQEIIDIISEKALIELNNRYAELRKKIFGKTRHLQDCHLE, encoded by the exons ATGGTTCATCAAGTGGAATTCATGGATGTAGCAGACTCTGATTTTCTTGGTCATAACagagaacttgatgatgatgaCTCAGAATTCGAGACTGTGTTTGAGAAATATTTTGTATTTTCTGCTGCCAAGAACCGCATCTTTGCCCGGAAATTGCCTCTTCATGTTGTCCTAGGTTCTGGAATTG TTGCTGATATTATACTGTGGAGAAAGAAGAGGATCACAGCAAGTATTCTATCTGCTGTAACTGTCATATGGTTTATTTTTAAGAGGATGGAATACACCTTGCTTAGTTTCATTTGTGACTCTCTCGTAATCCTATTGGCAATGCTATTCCTTTGGACTCATCTAACTTCCTTCATTGACAT ACCTCCGCCTAAATTATCAGCACTCGTCTTACCAGAAGGGTTTCTTGTTAAGACAGCTATTTCGATGACAAGAAAACTTAACAGACAACTCATAACATTTGGACTCCTAGCTTCGGGACAAAATTTCAAGAAGTTTCTTTGG GTTACATGGACATTAGGAGTTGTTTCCGTTCTAGGCAATTGGTTCGCTACTTCAACAATCTTCTACATAG CAACTGTGACATTGTTGACAGTGCCAGCAGTGTATGAAAGAAACCAAGAAATTATAGATATCATTTCTGAGAAGGCGCTGATTGAATTAAACAATCGATACGCAGAGTTGAGGAAGAAGATTTTTGGGAAGACCCGACACTTGCAAGATTGCCATCTAGAATAG
- the LOC127084348 gene encoding NAD(P)H-quinone oxidoreductase subunit N, chloroplastic, translated as MLASASLGCRRPTCCNVHQQTRNSFMAKTQSNNGKLMMVDWRGKECNSKKSNRVVKCSGGIGLGDFIGGDLVKLDLGRWLSDVEEHKALAIYTPHEGGYEGRYLSRLRRQGYYFLDLTARGLGDPETTLTKIHPVCPPHLGKQPIARWYFPPEVDYRLEALPPNAKGLVVWIIEAKVLSKAELQFLALLPTLRPNVRVIAECGNWRKFMWKPLSEIAGLTTSQEA; from the exons ATGTTAGCCTCTGCTAGCTTAGGTTGCAGAAGACCAACATGTTGTAATGTTCATCAACAAACAAGGAACAGCTTCATGGCTAAAACACAGAGCAACAATGGCAAATTGATGATGGTGGATTGGAGAGGAAAAGAATGTAACAGTAAGAAAAGTAATAGGGTAGTGAAATGCAGTGGTGGAATTGGGCTAGGCGATTTCATTGGAGGAGATTTGGTTAAACTTGATCTTGGACGTTGGCTTTCAGATGTTGAAGAACATAAAGCACTTGCAATATATACTCCTCATGAAGGTGGTTATGAAGGACGTTACTTGTCACGTCTTCGACGTCAAGGTTACTATTTTCTTGACCTTACAGCTCGAGGACTTGGTGATCCTGAAACCACTCTCACCAAGATTCACCCCGTTTGTCCT CCTCATTTAGGAAAGCAACCGATAGCAAGATGGTATTTTCCACCGGAAGTTGATTACAGATTGGAAGCATTACCACCAAATGCCAAAGGATTGGTGGTGTGGATCATTGAAGCCAAG GTTCTCTCCAAGGCAGAATTGCAATTCCTTGCTCTGCTGCCTACACTAAGGCCTAATGTGAGGGTCATTGCTGAATGTGGAAATTG GAGAAAGTTTATGTGGAAGCCACTAAGTGAAATTGCTGGACTAACTACTAGTCAAGAAGCTTGA